GAGCACCGAACCCGCGAGCAGCGCGGGCGAGAGGTAACGCGTGGCGGGGTGCTGGCCGCCGCGGAGGACGTACGTCACAAGCTTGTCCCGATCGATGGCGAGGGCGAGCGCGCGGCGGACCCGCGCGTCACTGAGCGGCGCGCGCGTGGTGTTGAAAGCGAGGAAGCGGGTCTCCGCGAGCGGGGCGCGGTGCAGTTCCGGCGCGCGTTCGACGGCGTAGGGCTCGAGCTTGGACGGCGGCACGGCCATCGTGACGTCGATCTGTCCGGCGCGATAGGCGCGGTCCTCGGTGTCCTGGTTGTCGAAGCGGATGAACTGGATCTCGGCGGTGGGGACTGGGGCGGGGGCGTGATACCGCGGATTGCGTCGGACGACGATGCGGCGTTGCGAACGCCATTCGGTGAGCACGTAGGGGCCATTGCCCACGTAACGACCGGGGGCGGTCCAGTGGCGGCCGTGCTGGGCGACGGCGCGCGGGTTGACGGGGATCCACGGGCCGCTGGCGACATACAGCGGAAAACTTGGGTTGGGGTGCGCGAGCGTGACGACGACGGTGCGCGGGTCGGGGGCGGCGAAGCCCACCTGGTCGAACGCCGTCACCTGGCCCCACACAAAGGCCTCCGCATTCTTTACGGCGTAGAACAGATGCGCCTTGGGCGCGGCGGTGGCGCGCGTCAGGACCCGCCGGAACGACGCGAGAAAGTCGGCCGCGGTGAGCGGCTCGCCATTGGACCATTGCAGGCCGGGTCGCAGCTGGAACGTGTAGGTGAGTCCGTCATCGGAAACCCGATACGCCGCCGCAGCGCCGGGCAGGGGCGCGCCGCCGGCAGGATTGGGCACCAGCAGGCCCTCGCCGAGGGCGCGGATGATGAAGAACTCGTCGGGCAGCGAGGCGGTGGCGGGATCGAGGTCGGTGGGCTCGTTGCGCTGGCTGACGCGGAGGATGCCCTCGGGCGCGGACCGTGATTTCTCGCGGCAGCCAGTCGCGACCAGCAGGAGCAGCGCGAGCGCGCCGGCACTAAGGAGCCACCGCGGGCGCCGCGGCGCCGCACGCCGGCGGGGGGCGTCGGCGGCCAACAGGGCGGAGGAGCTGGCGCCGGGAGCGGACATGAGACGGAGGGCGGCGGGCGGAGCGCGTCAGGGCTCCAGCCAGACGTGCTTGAATGGATGGTGGTCGAGGAGCGTGGGGTGCCAGCCCTTGACGGAAGGATGCAACAGGAAGGTGTGGGCGTTGTAGTAGAGCGGCACGACGGGCGCGGCCTGGAGGAGAAGGGTCTCGGCCTCCTGCAACTGGCGGGCGCGGGCAACCGGGTCGCTGTTGCGGGCGGCCGCGAACAGCAGGGCGTCGTAATCGGCGCTGCGCCAGTTGGTGTGGTTGTTCGCGCTGTCGCCGCGCCACGGGTCGAGGAAGGTCGTGGCGTCGAGGTAGTCGCCCACCCAGTCGGAGAGCAGGATCTGGTAGCGGCCGGCGCGGCGTTCGGAGAGGACGACCTTGTACTCCTGGTTGGCGATCTCGACGTTGAGGCCGAGTTCGCGGCGCCACATCTCCTGCAGGGCTTCGGCGACGACGCGCAGGTTCTCGTTGGTGTTGTACAGGAGCTGGAGGGTCGGGAGCGGTTGGACGCCGTTGCGCGTGACCTCCTGCAGGAGGCGGCGCGCCTCGGCGGCGTCGGAGCGGACGGCCTGCGGGGGCGTGTACGTGGCGAGCCCGGGCGGCGTGAGGGAATGGGCAGGACGCTGGCCGGCGCGCAGGACCTTCTCGACCAGCACATCGCGGTCGACGGCGAGCCCGAGCGCCTGGCGGACGCGGACATCGTCGAACGGCGCGCGGGCGGTGTTCAGGCGCAGGAAGTAGGTGTTGAGGTAGGCGTCGGACCGGAGCAGTTGCGGCGACTCACGGCGGTAGGCGTCGGCCTTGCCGAACGGCAGCACGTAGGTGACGTGGAGCTGGCCGGCGCGGAAGGCGCGCTCCTCGGCGTCGACGCTGTCGATCGGGTGGAACCGCACGCCCTTGAGCTTCACGCGGGTGGCGTCCCAATAGGTCGGCGACTGCTCGACGAAGATCTCCTGATTTGGCCGCCACGTCTTGAGGACAAAGGCACCGTTGCCCACGAGCGAACCCGGGCGTGTCCAGCGGTTGCCGCGGTCGGCGAGGCCGCCGAAGCGCTGGATGGTGGCGACCGGGACGGGCAGCCACGCGGAGTGGGTGAGGAGGGAGAGAAAGTACGGGGTGGGATGGTCGAGGCGGACGCGCAGCGTGTAAGGATCGAGCGCGGTCACGCCGACCTGGCTGAAGTCCGGGTTCGCGCCCCGGTGGAAGGCCTCGGCGCCCTGGAGCACGTAGAGCAGCCCGGCATTTTCCGCCGCGAGGCTCGGCGTGAGCATGCGCTGCCACGACGCGACGAAGTCAGCCGCGGTGACCGCGGTGCCATCGGACCATTTGGCGTCGCGGCGCAGGAAGAAGGTGTAGGTGAGGCCGTCGGCCGAGACATCCCACCGCTCGGCAACGCCGGGCACGGGATGCAGGTCAACCGGGTCCTCGACGACGAGGCCCTCGAACAGCGCGGAGACGACGTCCATCTCGGCGATGTTGACGGCGGTCTGGGGGTCGAGGTCGGTGACGTCGGCGTGGGCGCCGCGTTCGAGAATCTGTTCGCGAATGCCGCGTTCGACGGCGCTTTCGCGCCGGCCGCAGCCGGGCAGGAGCAGGAGCGCCGCGAGGAGCGCGGGCAGCAGGCGAAGGAGGGACAGGGCGGGCAGGCGACGGAGGAGAATGCGCATCGGGCGCCGATCAGGCTTTGGCAATGAGGGCGACGGCGTGGGCGGCGATGGCGAGGCCGCGGCCGAGATCGCCGACCCCCTCGTTGGTGGTGGCTTTGAGGCCGATGTTGGCGGCCGGAAGGTGGGTGGATTTGGCGAGCGCGGCCTTCATTTCGGCGAGCCGCGGGTAGAGCTTGGGTTTCTCCGCGATGACCGTCGCGTCAATGTTGCCGATGGCGAAGTTGCGTCGGGACAACTCGCCGCAGACGCGGGTGAGGAGAATCTGCGAATCGATGTTCTTGTACGCCGGATCGGTGTTCGGGAAGAAGTGGCCGATGTCGGGCAGCCCGGCGGCGCCGAGGAGCGCGTCGCAGATGGCGTGGGTGATGCAGTCGGCGTCGCTGTGGCCATCGAGGCCGAAGTCGGTGTCGAACCGGACGCCGGCGAGGACGAGGGGACGTCCGGTGACGATGCGGTGAATGTCGTAACCGTGGCCGATCCGGAAGTTCATGGGGTTGACCGGGGTTGGGGTCATGCGGCGGGAGGCGGCGACTCCTGGGCGAGGAGGAACTCGAGATACTTGAAGTCCGCTGCCGTGGTGAGCTTCGGGTTGGGGTGGGGGTTCTCGAGGAGAGCGACCGGCTCGCCCAGGGTTTCCACCGCCTGGGCATCGTCGGTGATGTGCAGGCCGCGGGCCTGGACGCGGGCGTAGGCGCGGGAGATGAGTTCGCGGGAGAAAACCTGCGGGGTCTCCATGCCCCAAAGGCGGGCGCGGTCGATGGTGCGGAGCCGCACGTGCTCCTGCCCGCCGGCGGTGCGGACGAGATGCTCCTTGATGGTGTCGGTGACGCGGTGGGCGAGGACGACGGCGTGTTCGCGGCGGACGATCTTGTGGAGGGCAACCAGTTGTTCGGGCTGGATGAGCGGGCGGGCGCAGTCGTGGATGAAGACGTGAGCGATGTCGGCGGGGAGCGCCGCGAGGGCGTGCATGACCGACTCCTGGCGCTCGTTGCCGCCGCGCACGAGGACGGAGGGCGTGGGGGCGTAGGCCGAGAGCTCGAGCATCTGGCGCTGGTCGCGATACACGATCACGTACAGGTCGGCGATGGCGCTCTGCATGAAGGCCGAGACGGAGTACGAGAAGACCGGCCGGCCGGCGAGGGGGGCGAGGATCTTGTCCGTAACGACCCCGTTCATGCGTGAGCCGCTGCCGGCGGCGAGGAGGATGGCGGCGGTGCGGGACATGACGACGGAATGCTGAAGGCTGAAGGCCGAAAGCTGAAGGCTTAAAGCGGGGGGAATCGCAGCACCTGGGTTGCGCCAGTTCAGCGTCCCGAGGCGTTGGAAGTGAGCTCGGCGAGAATGGCGCGGGCGGCGGCGACTGGATCCGGGGCCTTGAAGATGGGCCGGCCGACCACGATGAAGTTGGCGCCGGACTGTGCGGCCTCGGCGGGCGTCATGACGCGCGTCTGATCGTCGGCCTTGGCGTCGCGCGGGCGGATTCCGGGCGTGACCAGGGCGACCTCGGCGGGGAGCACGGCGCGCAGCGGACGGATTTCAAGCGGGGAGCAGACCAGGCCGCGGACGCCGGCGGCGGCGGCGAGCTGGCCGAGGCGGACGACCTGGCGCTCGGGTGAATCGGGCACGCCGACCTCGTTGAGGCCGGTGGCGCTCATGGAGGTGAGCACGGTGACGCCGAGAAGCAGGAGCTCGGGGGCGTGTTCGCGCTGGGCCTTGACGGCCCACTCCATCATCTCGCGGCCGCCGCAGGTGTGGAGCGTGAGCATGCGGATGGGCAGGCGGGAGGCGGACTGGACGGCCTTGGCGACGGTGTTGGGGATGTCGTGCAGCTTGAGGTCGAGGAACACGTTGTAGCCCAGGTCGGCGATTTCGCGGACGCAGTCGGGGCCGCAAGCGGTGTACATTTCGAGGCCAACCTTGGCCCAGCGGACGGTTCCCTGCAGCTGGCGGAGCGCGGGCAGGACCTCGCGGGGAGACTGGGCATCGAGGACAAGGATCAGGTCACAGGACATCGGCGCAACGGCTAGACGGGAAAACCGGGTCAGGCGAAGGCAAATCTTGGGGCGGAAGGGCGACGAGGCGGGGCGAAATCCGGGCTGGAGGCTGCCGGTTGAATCGGGCTGCATGGAAGCCACCACATGACTGCGGTCACCCAGACGATATTCGCGCCGGCGAAGCTCAACCTGTTCCTCGCGATCACGGGCCGCCGGCCGGATGGGTTTCACGATCTGGTGTCGGTCGTGGCTCCGCTCGCCTTCGGCGACGAGCTCAGCGTCACGGTGCGACGCTCGGCTTCGCTGGTGTTGACGCTGACGTGCACGGACCCGGAGGTGCCGGTGGACGAGAGCAATCTCATTTTGCGGGCGGGCCGCGCCTTTGCCGAGGCGGCGGGTTGGACGGGAACGGTGGCGTTCCATCTCGAGAAGCGGATCCCAATGGGGGCCGGGCTTGGCGGCGGCAGCAGCAACGGGGCGGCGGCGTTGCGCGTGCTGAACCGGCTGGCGGGAAATCCGTTGTCGGCGGAAGCGTTGCGCGACGTGGCGGCGACGCTTGGATCGGACTGCCCGCTTTTTCTGGAGGAGGCGCCGGTCGTGATGCGCGGACGGGGCGAGCGGCTCGAACGGTTGCCCGAGACGGCGGCGGCGCGGCTGCGCGGGCGGGACGTTTTGGTGTTCAAGCCACCGTTTGGCATTCCGACCGCGTGGGCGTATCGGCGTCTGGCGGAGCTGGCAGCCGAGGCGGGTGCGGCCGGGGGCATCTATCTGCCGGCGGCGGAAGCCGAGCGCCGCCTGGCCGAGTGGATCGAGGCGCCGGCCGCGCCGGTGGAGGACCTCCTGTACAACAACATGGAGACGGCCGCGTTTGCGAAGTACCTGGCGCTCCCGACCTTGCTGGACCAGATGCGGGAGCGTTTTGGCCTCGCACCGCGGATGACGGGCAGCGGAAGCGCCTGTTTTGCATTTACGGGGCCGGGCCGGCCGATGGACGGCCTGACGGCCCTGATCGACGAAGCCTGGGGCAAGTCGGCGTGGAGGGTCGCAACTCGTGTGGCGTAAAACCGCATTGACCCTTCCTTCCGGGCACGCGTTATCGTCTCACGCGGCTGCGTCCTCCCCTAGGGTGCGCCGTAACCACCTGTCATGAGCTCCCCGGAGAAAGACGAGATCGTTGTGCAAGGCATCGCCGCCTCGCAGGGAATCGCTTATGGCCAGATCTTTCTCTTTGTCCGCAGCGAGGTCGAAATCCCGACCTACCAGGTCGATCCGGCAAAGCGCATCGACGAGGTCGCGCGCTTTGACCGCGCGCTGGTGATGACGCGCCAGCAGATCGCGCGCATCAAGGCGGAGGTGGAGAAAAACATTGGCCCGGAGGAGGCGGCCATCTTCGACGCCCACCTCATGGTGCTCGAGGACCAGGCGTTGATCGGCGAGACGATCCGCGCGTTCGAGTCGACCGGGAACAACATCGAGACCTGCTTCAACCTCGTCTCGCAGCGCTACATCAAGGCCTTTTCCGAGATCGACGACGAGTACCTGCGCGAACGCGCGGGCGACCTGCGGGATGTGACGCAGCGCGTGTTGCAGAACCTGCTCGGCCAAACCGAGAACGCACTCAACCGGCTGGCCGACCAGCGCATCGTGGTGTCGCACGAGATCTCACCGTCGGATTCCGCGACGCTCGACCGGTCGGCGACGCTCGCGATCGTCACGGACTCGGGCAGCAAGACCAGCCATGCCGTGATCGTCGCGCGGTCGATGAAGGTGCCGGCCGTGGTTGGCGTGCGCAACCTGACGCAGCGCGTGAAGAGCGGGGACTGGGCGATCGTCGACGGGTACGACGGCATCGTGATTCTCAACCCGACCGAGAGCACGCTGTTCCGCTACGGCAAGGTGCAGGAGCGAAAGAAGTCGTTCGAATCGCGGCTGCTCGAGGCCAACCGGGAGCCGGCGATCACGAAGGACGGCGTCAGCGTGACGCTGATGGCGAACATCGAGAAGGCCGACGAGGTCGGCATCGTGAAGAATTTCTTCGCGCAAGGCGTGGGGCTGTTCCGCACCGAGTTCCTGTTCATGAACGCGGCACGCATGCCGTCGGAGCAGGAGCAGTTTGTCGCGTACAAGTCGGCGGCCGCCGCGCTGGCGCCGCAGCCGGTGATCATCCGCACGCTCGACATCGGCGGCGACAAGCCGCTCTCGCTGCAGGCGGACCTGTTCCCGAAGGAGGACAACCCCTTCATGGGCTTCCGGGCGATCCGGTTTTGCCTGGAGCACCAGGACATCTTCAAGGACCAGTTGCGCGCGATCCTGATGGCGAGCGCGCACGGCAAGGTGCGGATCATGTACCCGATGATCAGCGGCTCCGAGGAGATGGCGCGCGCGAATGCGGTGCTCGCCGAGTGCATGACGGAGCTGAAGCAGCGCGGCCAGCCGTTCGACGAGAACATCGAGGTGGGCGCGATGATCGAGATTCCGAGCGCCGCCGCGACCATCGACCTGCTCGCGCCGGACTGTGCGTTTTTCAGCATCGGCACCAACGACCTCATCCAGTACCTGCTCGCGATCGACCGGGTGAACGACCGGATCGCGCACCTTTACGAACCGACGCATCCGGCGGTGTTGCGCACGCTGCAGCACATCGTGGAGGAGGCGCACAAGCATGGGATCCCGGTGAGCGTGTGCGGGGAAATGGCCGGAGATCCGGTCTTCTCGCCGCTGTTGCTGGGCCTGGGCGTCGACGCGCTCAGCATGTCACCCGCGTGGATTCCCTCGGTGAAGTACCTGGTGCGCGCGATGACGATGGCGGAGGCGCGGGCGCTGGCGGCCGAGGCCCTGACGCTCGGTTCGCCGAAGGAAATCTACGCCCGCTGCGACGCGTTCTACCGCGCGCGGGTGAAGATGGACTGAGCTCGCGGCGCGCCCGCCGCGGCGCCGGTCAGCGCCGCTCCTTCACGCCGCTGGCGAGGAGCGTCTCGAAATACGGCTCGATCGATTCCCGGGCGACGGCGCTCACCTCCACCTTGGTGAAGCCGGCCTTCTTGAGGAACCCGTGCAGGGCGCCTTCCCGGAAGCCGAGCCAGATGTCGGCGTAGAGTTCGCGCGCCTTCTCGAACCCGTGCTCATTGAGGTCGAGCACGAGGACCTGGCCGCCGGGGCGGAGGACGCGGAACGCCTCGTTGACGGCGTCCTGCGGGTGCTGCGCGTGGTGGAGGGCCTGGCTCAGAATGACGAGATCGACGGAGCGGTCGGCGAGCGGCACCTGCTCGATGTCGCCGAGCTTGTAGGTGAGGTTCTCGAGCCCGTTCTTGCGGGCAAGTTCGGTGCCGACCTCGACCATCCGCGGCGAGTTGTCAATGCACCACACCTGGCGGGCGCGACGCGCGAGCAGCTGGGAAATGAGACCCTCGCCGGCGCCGAAATCGGCGATGTCGATGGCGGGCGTGAGGCGCAGGGCGAGATGACCGATGGCCTCCCACGACCGTCCCGGGCAGTAGTTTTTGCCCAAGCGGCCGGCGATGAGGTTGAAGTATTGCTCCTGCGTGCGTCGGCGCTTCTGGAGGATGAGGTCGAGGTTCTCGCGGTCCGCGGCGAGGATGGGCAGCTCGCTGATGGAATCGATCGCGGCACCGAGGAGGGCTTGGGTCTTGGCCGGCAGTTTCTCCTGCAGCGAATAGAAGGCGTTCTTCCCCTCGCGCCGGTCGAGCACGAGCTTGGCCTGGCGCAGTTGGGCGAGTTGCGACGAGATACGCGACTGGCCCATGGCGAGGATGTCCTGGAGCTCGGCGACGGAAAGCTCCTCGCGAGACAGCAGGGCGAGCAGCCGCAGGCGCGTCGGGTCCGAGAGAATCTTCAGGATGTCCCAGGAGGAGTTCACGTGGCGGCAACCGTGGGCAAAAGCCCGGGGCAGCGCAACGTCCGAACCAGCACCGCGGTATCCGCGGAGGCCGGCTCCGGGCTTAGCGCGTAAGAAAGTTGCGGACGAACGCGGCGAGCTGCCAGGCGCCGAGCAGCGTGATGATCGTGCCGGCGACGAGATTCATGACGCGGAGGCCGCTCTGCTCGAGCCGGCTGCCGAGCCACCCGCCGGCGAGGCTGACCACCAGCCACCAGCCCACGGAACCGACGAAGACGCCGAGGACGAGCAGCATGGCGCCGGTGATGCTGCCCGCTTCGGCCCCGAGTCCGAGCCCGGCGAAGATCGCCAGGAACGACAGGATGGTCATCGGGTTCATCAAGGTGAGCGCGAGCGTCGAAAGGTAGGCGGCGCCCAAACCGCGGGGTTCACCGGCGGCGCGACGGGCGGCGGGACGGGCCCGGAACGCCGCGGCGCCGATCGCCACGAGCGCGAGGCCGCCCACGAGCTGGATCCAGAGCTGGTTCGCCACGAGGGCCTGGCTGATCGCGGTGAAGCCGAAGGCGGCGATCGCCCCATAGAGCGCGTCGGCCGTCGCCGCGCCCAGCCCGCACGCGAAGCCGACCAGCCGGCCATGTGCCACCGAACGATGGATACACAGCATCCCAATGGGGCCAACGGGGGCGGCGATCGCGAGGCCGCCGACGAGTCCGGTCACAAAGAGAAACATGCAGGGTAACAAAAAGGCGGGCCGGGACTCGGCCCGCCGGGAGGGGGGAAGCGGTGGGATCAGCCCGCGGCCTGGTCGACGTAGCGACTGATGGTGACGATGGTGTAGTCCTCCTCGTTGCCACCGGTCTTAACCTTGACGATCTCGCCGCGCTTCTTGCCGACGAGGGCGGCGCCAAAGGCGGTCTTGTAGGAGATGATGTGGCGGTCCGGATCGCCGTCCCAGGCGCCGAGGATCGTGTAGGTGGTGGTCGCGCCGGTGGCGTTGTTCTTCACCTCGACCACGGTGCCGACGCCGACCTGGTCGGTGGAGGCATCCTTGAAGTCGGTGACGCGCGCCCGGGCGAGATCGCGTTCGAGCTGGGCCTTCTGCGCCATGAGGACCGACTGGTCCTGCTTGGCCATCTTGAACTCGGAGTTCTCGCGGAGATCGCCGTGCTCGCGGGCGGCGGCGATGGCCTTGGAGTTCTCGGGAATCTTCTTGGCGACGATCGTATCGTACTCCTCGCGCTTCCGGTCGTAGCTGGAGCGGGAGACGAGCAGCTGCTCCTCCTTGCCCTCGGCATCGGCGGCGACGAGCGACTGGATCTTGGGGAAGATTTTGATGAAGCGGGCGAGGAGCGACTTCTTGGTCAGCTCTTCGAAGCCCTGGTTCAGCATCAGGGTGTTGGCCAGATCGCGCGCGGTCTCGGGATCGGCGGTCGACAGCAGGTCCGAGATCAGGTCGGGATCGTCGCTCAGGATGTCGGCGAGCGGGATGCGGCGGGCGCTGGCGGCCTGCAGGGCCTCGTAATCGATGGCGAAGAAGATGGCGCCGAGGAGGCGGGGGGTGATGAGGTCGTTGAGCAGCTTGGCGAATTTCTTCGAGTGGCGATTCTTGACGATCCACAGGAGGACCGGCGCGCGGAGGTTCTGCTCGGTCTGCCAGCGCTTGAGCGTGTTCGCGAGTTCGTCGGAGTGGCCCTGCTCCACGAGGAAGTTGATCACCTCCGTGGTAAACTTGCCCTGCGACGTCTTCAGCAGGCTGAAGAGGATGTCACGGGCCTCGATCGGGTGCGTGGCCTGAACGAGCTCGAGGAAGCGGGACTGGAAATGAACCGGGATCGTCTCGGCGATGGTCGGGAGGTCGCGGGCGACGCTGACGAGCGACGCCTGCGTGGGTTCGAAATTGTTCTCCGCGCCGATTGCCTTCGCGAGGTCGTCGCGCACGGCCGCACCGTAGAGGCGCTCGGCGGCGGTCAGCTGGTTCGACTCGCGCACGGCGTCGGCGACGGTCTTCAGCATGCCGGTCAGGTGATCCGGATGGAGGTCCTTGGTGTCGGTCGCGAGGAGCTCTTCCGCGAGGAGAATGCGGCGGCGGGCGGAGCGCGTGCTGCCGAACTGCTCGATGATCTCGTCTTCCGCGGAGACCGGGGTTTCGCGCAGCACGTAGCACTCGGTCTTCTTCTCGGGCACGGCGACGCGCGGATCCTTGGCCAGCGCCTTCTTGGCGGCCGACCACCACTTCTTGAATTTGTCCTCGCCGATGACCTGGCCGAGCGTCACCTCAAGCTCGATGCCGGTCGCGGCGTTGTTGGGATACGCCTGCAGCGCCTCCACCACGAGCTGGGCCGGGTTCTCGGCGATAAGCTCCGCGATCTTCTTCGGCTCGGTCTCCTTGCGCACCAGCAGGTGCTTCGGCGGCAGCACGTCCATCGTGTTGACGCAGAACGCCGGGTCCATCGGGTGGTTCTTCTTGTCCCGGAAATCGATGAGGAGCTTGTGCGACGCTTCGTCGTAGCTCTTGATCTGGCCGAACCCCCAGCTGCGATGCACGACGTACGTGCCAGGCTCCATCGCTTCGAGTTTGGCTTTGGCCGGCTTGAGCGACGGAGATTTGGCGAGCAGAGCGGAAACGGCTTCGGAATTCATTATTGCGTAGGTGAGGGCCTGAACGGGAGAGTTGAGCCGACAATGACTAGCCTTGTCAAACCGCGTGTAAAAACCCGTGCCGCAACGCACTTTACCCATCGCCGGAGGTGCGCATGAGCACCGTGGCGGAGTCCGCGCCCGGAGGCGCATGGAGGTCGGCGGCGCAGTTGATCGCCCGGTGGCTCGACCGGCGTGAACGGGTGGACGTGTTGCTCGACACGCTACCGTCGGGGCTGGCTCCGGCGGAGCGGGCGCGGTGCCAGCACCTCGTGCTGGGCGTGATCCGGCATTTTGGCCGGATCGACGCGGCGCTGGCGCGGCTGGTGCCGCATCCGCCGCGGTTTGTGACGCGAGCGGTGCTGTTTGTCGCGGGCTTCGAGCTGATCGAGGCGGCGGGCAACGCCGCCACCGCCGAAGGCCAGGCGGCGAAGATCGTGCATCACGCCGTGGAGCAGACGAAGACGCTGGCGAGCCCGGCGGAGGCGCGGCTGGTGAACGCGGTGGTGCGCAAGCTGAAGCCGTTGCTGTCGGGGCCGGCGCCGGCGGCGGGCGCGGCGGCGGCCGAACTGGCGGAGTATTTTTCCCATCCCGAGTGGCTGGTGCGGAGCTGGCTGGCGCAGTTTGGGCCGGACGCGACGCGCGCGCTGCTGGAGTGGAATCAGAAGCCGGCGCCGGTTTACGCGCGCTGGCGCGCGACGGCCGAAAAGCCGCCCGAATGGCTGAAGCCGACGCCGTGGGCGGGATTCTTCGAGATCGAGTCCGGCCGGTGGGCGGCGGTCGAACCGCTGCTCAAGGCAGGACAGATCTACCTGCAGGATCCGGCGACGCGCCTCCCGGTGGAGGTGTTGGCGCCGCAGGAGAACGAGACGTTGCTCGACCTGTGTGCGGCTCCCGGCGGCAAGGCGCTGCTGATGGCGGACGCGATGAAGGCGGGGCGGCTCGTGGCCGTGGATCTGCCGACCAGCCGGATCGATCGGCTGAAGGAAAACCTCTCCCGCGCGGGCGCCGTGACGGTGGCGCTGGTCCAGGGCGATGTGCTGGCGAAGTTCGAGGCACTGCTGCGGGAGCACGAGTTGCCGCCCGTTTATGACGGCGTGCTGATCGACGTGCCCTGCTCGAACACCGGCGTGATGCGGCACCGCGTCGACGTGAAATGGCGGCTGCAGGAGGGTGACTTCAAGAAGCATCCCCAGCAGCAGCTTTCGATGCTCCATGTGGCCGCGCGGCTGGTGCGCCCGGGAGGTCGGCTCGTCTACTCCACCTGCAGCATTGATACCGAGGAGAACGAGCACGTCGTGCGCAGCTTCCTGGCCAGTCGCGCCGGCGGGCCGTACACCCTCGAGTCCACGGTGCTCAGCTTCCCGTGGGTCCAGGGCCACGATGGTGGCGCCAGCTTCCTGCTGCGGCGGTCGACTTGAGCCGGTTGCCATGGCCGCGGCGCCGAGGCCGGCGACCGCGGTTCAGGGGACCAGGTCGAAGACGGCCACGGTCTTCTCCACCTCGGTCGTGCCGAAAAGCAGGGTGAACGTGATGCTCGAGGTCGAGCTCACCAGTTGCTCGTAGCGGGTGAGATTCCACTTCGACACGGACTCGCCATTGATGCGCGTGACCAGGTCGCCGAACTGGATGTTGGCGGCGGCCGCCGGAGAATCGGGAATGACGCCGGCGACGCGCCAATAGGCGGGAGTCTTGCTGAAACTCAGCCCGGCGCTGCGCCTGGCCGGCAGCACGATCGGGGCGGTGGAGTCCCGGAGAAAAGTCACCTGGTCGTGGGCGGTGTCGAAGGTGACGGTGAAGTGTTTCAGAATGCCGCCGCCGACGGCCGACAGGTCCTCCGTCAGGTCGACCACGGGGTTAGGCAGGGCGTACTCGGCGATGGAAAGTTCCTCCCCCAGGCGGCCGATTTCCTGCGGATGGTCGCCGCCGATGGTGCCCAGCGTCGCACCACGGCGGGGGCCAAACGCGAAGGCGGCATCGAGGCCGTGCGGATTGAGGCTGAGGGTGGCGTCGCTGCCGGAGTCGAGCAGCACGATCACGTTGCGCGAGCCGATCTGCACATGGATGACGGGGGTCTTGTGGACGTCATCGAAGCGCACGGAGCGGCCGGGCGTGAGGGCGGTGGTCGCCATCGGCTGGAGCAGAACGCGGTGGTGCGGGTAGTCGAGCGTGAGGCGCGTCTCGCGAAACAGTGGGAAGCCCAGGAGCCCGTCGATCCGCACGCCCAAGTGGGCGGAGAGCTCGGCGAGATCGTGGATCAACACCGGCACGTCCTCGAACGTGGCATCGCCGAGCTCGAGGCGGTGCAGGGACCCCGCCGGCAGTTCGAGGACGTCGCCCTCGGCGGAAGCGACCCGCACGCGCGGGGCGCCGGGCCCGGGCATGCCGGTGCCGTGGCGGCGGACCAGCGCCGGGGTGACGAGCGTGTTGGCAGACCCGGTGTCGATGAGGAAATGGTACGGCCCCTGACGGTCCCACTTGGCCTCGACGATCAGGAAGTTGCCAACGATCTGCGCCGGCAGCTCGACGATCGGGGAACCCAGGCGGGTCCGGCCCGGCCGGGCGGGTTCGCGGCGAAAAGGCAGGTACATGCAACCCGACGCGAAGAGGAGGCAGCAAAAAGCCGAAACCAGGCACGCCATTC
The Opitutus sp. ER46 DNA segment above includes these coding regions:
- the greA gene encoding transcription elongation factor GreA, producing MNSEAVSALLAKSPSLKPAKAKLEAMEPGTYVVHRSWGFGQIKSYDEASHKLLIDFRDKKNHPMDPAFCVNTMDVLPPKHLLVRKETEPKKIAELIAENPAQLVVEALQAYPNNAATGIELEVTLGQVIGEDKFKKWWSAAKKALAKDPRVAVPEKKTECYVLRETPVSAEDEIIEQFGSTRSARRRILLAEELLATDTKDLHPDHLTGMLKTVADAVRESNQLTAAERLYGAAVRDDLAKAIGAENNFEPTQASLVSVARDLPTIAETIPVHFQSRFLELVQATHPIEARDILFSLLKTSQGKFTTEVINFLVEQGHSDELANTLKRWQTEQNLRAPVLLWIVKNRHSKKFAKLLNDLITPRLLGAIFFAIDYEALQAASARRIPLADILSDDPDLISDLLSTADPETARDLANTLMLNQGFEELTKKSLLARFIKIFPKIQSLVAADAEGKEEQLLVSRSSYDRKREEYDTIVAKKIPENSKAIAAAREHGDLRENSEFKMAKQDQSVLMAQKAQLERDLARARVTDFKDASTDQVGVGTVVEVKNNATGATTTYTILGAWDGDPDRHIISYKTAFGAALVGKKRGEIVKVKTGGNEEDYTIVTISRYVDQAAG
- a CDS encoding RsmB/NOP family class I SAM-dependent RNA methyltransferase, coding for MSTVAESAPGGAWRSAAQLIARWLDRRERVDVLLDTLPSGLAPAERARCQHLVLGVIRHFGRIDAALARLVPHPPRFVTRAVLFVAGFELIEAAGNAATAEGQAAKIVHHAVEQTKTLASPAEARLVNAVVRKLKPLLSGPAPAAGAAAAELAEYFSHPEWLVRSWLAQFGPDATRALLEWNQKPAPVYARWRATAEKPPEWLKPTPWAGFFEIESGRWAAVEPLLKAGQIYLQDPATRLPVEVLAPQENETLLDLCAAPGGKALLMADAMKAGRLVAVDLPTSRIDRLKENLSRAGAVTVALVQGDVLAKFEALLREHELPPVYDGVLIDVPCSNTGVMRHRVDVKWRLQEGDFKKHPQQQLSMLHVAARLVRPGGRLVYSTCSIDTEENEHVVRSFLASRAGGPYTLESTVLSFPWVQGHDGGASFLLRRST
- a CDS encoding aspartyl protease family protein; translation: MYLPFRREPARPGRTRLGSPIVELPAQIVGNFLIVEAKWDRQGPYHFLIDTGSANTLVTPALVRRHGTGMPGPGAPRVRVASAEGDVLELPAGSLHRLELGDATFEDVPVLIHDLAELSAHLGVRIDGLLGFPLFRETRLTLDYPHHRVLLQPMATTALTPGRSVRFDDVHKTPVIHVQIGSRNVIVLLDSGSDATLSLNPHGLDAAFAFGPRRGATLGTIGGDHPQEIGRLGEELSIAEYALPNPVVDLTEDLSAVGGGILKHFTVTFDTAHDQVTFLRDSTAPIVLPARRSAGLSFSKTPAYWRVAGVIPDSPAAAANIQFGDLVTRINGESVSKWNLTRYEQLVSSTSSITFTLLFGTTEVEKTVAVFDLVP